A single genomic interval of Atribacterota bacterium harbors:
- the lptC gene encoding LPS export ABC transporter periplasmic protein LptC, whose protein sequence is MKNNRKALLIFIFLIIAGVVLVLYLNSRKQEPGEKLSSDEALEQAIEDVIVDEPPVSMKQGQVIGIKDEKKEWLIEADSITIGEDRNTTVFENIKEMIIYKDEEPELTISANSCVADMQTKDMELKGDVVISNSNGDSLKGEKILWQSEAEKIFSEDIVEMQVDDHYIIAGGLSSNIEMTQIEMFKRVTVVMKL, encoded by the coding sequence ATTTTTTTGATAATTGCCGGTGTAGTTCTGGTATTGTACCTTAACAGCCGAAAACAAGAGCCCGGAGAAAAATTATCATCTGATGAGGCCCTGGAGCAGGCGATTGAGGATGTTATTGTTGATGAGCCGCCTGTCAGTATGAAACAGGGACAGGTTATTGGTATTAAGGATGAAAAAAAGGAATGGCTCATAGAAGCAGATAGTATTACTATAGGTGAAGATAGAAATACCACTGTTTTTGAAAATATAAAAGAAATGATTATTTATAAAGATGAGGAGCCGGAGTTAACAATTTCGGCAAACAGTTGCGTGGCAGATATGCAAACAAAGGATATGGAGTTGAAAGGTGATGTTGTAATATCAAACTCAAATGGCGACTCATTAAAAGGAGAAAAAATTCTCTGGCAATCAGAGGCAGAGAAGATTTTCAGTGAAGATATAGTAGAAATGCAGGTTGATGATCATTATATTATTGCCGGAGGTCTTTCCTCCAATATAGAAATGACTCAAATTGAGATGTTTAAGAGGGTGACAGTGGTTATGAAATTATGA